One Pseudochaenichthys georgianus chromosome 4, fPseGeo1.2, whole genome shotgun sequence DNA window includes the following coding sequences:
- the LOC117445237 gene encoding regulator of G-protein signaling 2-like isoform X1, whose protein sequence is MTTRPHRPTADDVQQWAQSLDRLLSHKYGKAAFYIFLKSEYCEENIEFWTACEEFRILTSKKEMASKANSIYEDFIQNEAPKEINLDFHTKNYIAESLHEPTTACFLSAQRKVYSLMENNSYPRFIYSDLYKELSAAARGEGKHIKS, encoded by the exons ATGACAACCAGACCTCACAG GCCGACAGCTGATGACGTGCAGCAGTGGgcgcagtcacttgacagactACTCAGTCATAAAT ATGGAAAAGCTGCATTTTATATCTTCCTAAAGTCTGAGTACTGCGAGGAGAACATTGAGTTTTGGACGGCGTGTGAGGAGTTCAGGATCCTCACGTCAAAGAAAGAGATGGCGTCCAAGGCCAACAGTATTTACGAGGATTTCATTCAAAATGAAGCTCCCAAAGAG ATAAACCTGGATTTCCACACCAAAAATTACATCGCCGAGAGCCTCCATGAGCCAACTACCGcctgcttcctgtcagctcaGAGGAAGGTATACAGCCTGATGGAGAACAACTCCTACCCCAGATTTATCTACTCCGACCTTTACAAAGAACTGAGTGCAGCTGCCAGGGGAGAGGGCAAGCACATTAAGTCCTAG
- the LOC117445237 gene encoding regulator of G-protein signaling 2-like isoform X3, producing the protein MLIKLFKNRKATRNELKKQRKDWRNRIRFLLKTNSSKSILHLMTTRPHRPTADDVQQWAQSLDRLLSHKYGKAAFYIFLKSEYCEENIEFWTACEEFRILTSKKEMASKANSIYEDFIQNEAPKEINLDFHTKNYIAESLHEPTTACFLSAQRKVYSLMENNSYPRFIYSDLYKELSAAARGEGKHIKS; encoded by the exons ATGTTAATTAAACTGTTCAAAAACAGAAAGGCAACAAGGAATGAATTAAAAAAGCA GAGGAAAGACTGGAGAAACAGAATACGATTTCTCTTGAAAACAAACTCTTCCAAGTCAATTCTACATCTGATGACAACCAGACCTCACAG GCCGACAGCTGATGACGTGCAGCAGTGGgcgcagtcacttgacagactACTCAGTCATAAAT ATGGAAAAGCTGCATTTTATATCTTCCTAAAGTCTGAGTACTGCGAGGAGAACATTGAGTTTTGGACGGCGTGTGAGGAGTTCAGGATCCTCACGTCAAAGAAAGAGATGGCGTCCAAGGCCAACAGTATTTACGAGGATTTCATTCAAAATGAAGCTCCCAAAGAG ATAAACCTGGATTTCCACACCAAAAATTACATCGCCGAGAGCCTCCATGAGCCAACTACCGcctgcttcctgtcagctcaGAGGAAGGTATACAGCCTGATGGAGAACAACTCCTACCCCAGATTTATCTACTCCGACCTTTACAAAGAACTGAGTGCAGCTGCCAGGGGAGAGGGCAAGCACATTAAGTCCTAG
- the LOC117445237 gene encoding regulator of G-protein signaling 21-like isoform X2, producing the protein MRENLACVLSQNMAFSDCMNPTDFAAEKKGIKRKDWRNRIRFLLKTNSSKSILHLMTTRPHRPTADDVQQWAQSLDRLLSHKYGKAAFYIFLKSEYCEENIEFWTACEEFRILTSKKEMASKANSIYEDFIQNEAPKEINLDFHTKNYIAESLHEPTTACFLSAQRKVYSLMENNSYPRFIYSDLYKELSAAARGEGKHIKS; encoded by the exons ATGAGAGAGAACCTTGCCTGTGTGTTATCCCAAAACATGGCCTTTTCTGACTGTATGAACCCCACTGACTTTGCTGCAGAAAAGAAGGGAATAAA GAGGAAAGACTGGAGAAACAGAATACGATTTCTCTTGAAAACAAACTCTTCCAAGTCAATTCTACATCTGATGACAACCAGACCTCACAG GCCGACAGCTGATGACGTGCAGCAGTGGgcgcagtcacttgacagactACTCAGTCATAAAT ATGGAAAAGCTGCATTTTATATCTTCCTAAAGTCTGAGTACTGCGAGGAGAACATTGAGTTTTGGACGGCGTGTGAGGAGTTCAGGATCCTCACGTCAAAGAAAGAGATGGCGTCCAAGGCCAACAGTATTTACGAGGATTTCATTCAAAATGAAGCTCCCAAAGAG ATAAACCTGGATTTCCACACCAAAAATTACATCGCCGAGAGCCTCCATGAGCCAACTACCGcctgcttcctgtcagctcaGAGGAAGGTATACAGCCTGATGGAGAACAACTCCTACCCCAGATTTATCTACTCCGACCTTTACAAAGAACTGAGTGCAGCTGCCAGGGGAGAGGGCAAGCACATTAAGTCCTAG